Proteins found in one Neofelis nebulosa isolate mNeoNeb1 chromosome 3, mNeoNeb1.pri, whole genome shotgun sequence genomic segment:
- the SHROOM3 gene encoding protein Shroom3 isoform X3: protein MVKIEEGGKADSVSSKLRAGDEVVHINEVVLSSSRREAVSLVKGSYKTLRLLVRRDACADPGPAGTSTSDSLSPEPLTSDPQHRKAAWSGGVKLRPKHRRSDPAGRPHSWHLTKLGEKQPEGSMMQITPGTIGSPWPQRYHSSSSTSDLSNYDHAYLRRSPDHCSSQGSMESLEPSGGYPPCHLLSPAKSTSSIDQLSHLHNKRDSAYSSFSTSSSILEYPPPGISSRERSGSVDTTSARGGLLEGMRQADIRYVKTVYDPRRGVSAEYEVNSSALLLQGREARASADGQGYDKWHSVPRGKGAPPPSWSQQCPGSLETATSSLAPKAAAPLPPARSDSYAAFRQRERPNSWSSLDQKRFCRPQANVAASLKSPFLEEQLHTVLEKSPENSPPAKPKHNYPQKAQPGQPLLPTGIYPVPSLEPHFAQVPQPSVSGNGTLYPALAKESGYTAPHGACDKMATFDENGNQNGSSRSGFAFYQPLEPDSMSLVERKPETSAKCVPYRVHFPSVPENEEDTSLERQLAPLHGSSPHPNERKSTHSNKPYSNHHSLKVGEDKRSSRPSEPWEGDLHADHNANLQHRLERESLGQSPPNNFGRTKSAFSSLQNIPENLRRQSSMEPGRGAQEGYQDGRSTCVVNSKGEDSGRKAVPDHRSHLDRPVSYPRPEARTSALASFPSSDPRHEDPPSPPHQQTSSLGRRRLSSSSASALQGFQYGKPHCSVLEKVSKIEQREQGSQRPLSVGSSHYGHNYRPNRTVPNSHPFGKDFEETKGNIRFSDSTEPIGNGEQQHFKKEEPKLEEITWQPHSQQLRRGADGGCGPQLQGSEPLRRDTHLLRSQSTFQLLGETEQEPLWLDDRPSTPESPVLDAPFSRAYRNSIKDAQSRVLGATSFRRRDLEPGTPAASRAWRPRPASAHVGLRSPEAAASASPHTPRERHSVTPAEGDPARPALPATRRGPRRRLTPEQKKRSYSEPEKMNEVGISEEAEPAPSSAQKKGLRFTESTVADRRRIFERDGKACSTLSLSGPELKQFQQSALADYIQRKTGKRPSAAACSLQEPGPPRERAQSTYLQPGPAASEGPGLTSASSLCSLREPSLQLRREAAFLPAAAAAGDVGESPRAPRDRSSSFAGGHVFGELRRGDQAPRELLAGANYGPKGTQRVDRTPGEPSSWGAAARRAGKSMSAEDLLERSDVLAVPVHVRSRSSPTADKRQDVVLGENNSFGPVKDPYYLAGPGSRSVSCSERGHEDMLLLKHHPSLRWGGSGCKAVGGSSVPSECPGPLDHQRQASRTTPCPRLLPTGMQGHLTDTRAASLTPLSSALPSPVPSSSQAATDQLTGRDCQTGQQPLPPYTPAVTHRSNGHSLVQPASPRGHEPNSPEHGLEEATRKRVSLPQRPAPPRVKWAHTVREDSLPEESSSPDFGDLKHYKTQQTPPSSGSTLDSPLGAPSTPGRISLRISESVLLASPPPREDDDDEVFVKDLCPNAASSPAFELPPPPPPPLSQDTPVNSLDDFPPPPPHALYEAELDSEDHKEPCTSSSSKFAKVTVAKERPMPGTVHLVGSHIPASRSQTSIKGSEANETNPTSTMGALPQLAGALGKQPGPGQPSPIHNPVSGTQSLEKNVSSGPQKTSEDIRTEALAKEIVHQDKSLADILDPDSRMKTTMDLMEGLFPRDVNLLKENSIKRKAMQRTVNCAGYESKRSEDKEAMGVLVNCPAYYSVSAPKAELLNKIKDMPEEVNEEEEQVDVNEKKAELIGSLTHKLETLQEAKGSLLMDIKLNNALGEEVEALISELCKPNEFDKYKMFIGDLDKVVNLLLSLSGRLARVENVLSGLGEDASNEERSSLNEKRKVLAGQHEDARELKENLDRRERVVLDILANYLSEEQLQDYQHFVKMKSTLLIEQRKLDDKIKLGQEQVKCLLESLPSDFIPKAGALVLPPNLESETAPVGGCTLSGIFPTLTSPL from the exons CTCCTCTACCAGTGACCTCTCCAACTATGACCACGCGTACCTGAGGCGAAGCCCTGACCACTGCAGCTCCCAGGGGAGCAtggagagcctggagcccagtgggGGATACCCACCCTGCCATCTTCTCTCCCCTGCCAAGTCCACCAGCAGCATTGACCAGCTCAGCCACCTCCACAACAAGAGAGACTCGGCGTACAGCTCCTTCTCCACCAGCTCTAGCATCCTGGAGTATCCGCCCCCCGGCATCTCTAGCCGGGAGCGTTCAGGCTCCGTGGACACCACTTCTGCCCGGGGCGGCCTCCTAGAAGGGATGAGGCAGGCAGACATTCGCTATGTCAAGACAGTCTATGATCCCCGGAGGGGAGTCTCAGCAGAGTATGAGGTGAACTCTTCAGCCCTGCTTCTCCAAGGGAGGGAGGCCCGAGCATCAGCAGATGGTCAGGGCTATGATAAATGGCACAGTGTTCCTCGGGGCAAGGGGGCGCCCCCCCCATCCTGGAGCCAGCAATGCCCCGGTTCCTTGGAGACGGCCACTTCCAGCCTGGCTCCTAAAGCGGCCGCACCGCTGCCCCCAGCTCGGAGCGACAGTTATGCAGCCTTTCGGCAGCGAGAACGGCCCAACTCTTGGTCTAGCCTTGATCAGAAGCGGTTCTGTCGGCCTCAGGCAAACGTCGCAGCCTCCCTGAAATCTCCCTTCTTAGAGGAACAGCTGCATACTGTGCTAGAGAAGAGTCCAGAGAACAGCCCCCCAGCGAAGCCCAAGCATAATTACCCCCAGAAGGCCCAACCTGGCCAACCTCTACTGCCAACTGGCATCTACCCGGTACCTTCTCTGGAGCCACACtttgcccaggtgccccagccttctGTGAGTGGTAACGGCACGCTCTACCCAGCACTGGCCAAGGAGAGTGGGTATACAGCTCCCCACGGAGCTTGTGACAAAATGGCTACCTTTGACGAGAATGGGAACCAAAATGGATCTAGCAGGTCTGGGTTCGCCTTCTACCAGCCTCTAGAACCTGATTCAATGTCCCTGGTAGAGAGGAAACCTGAAACTTCAGCCAAATGTGTCCCCTACAGAGTCCATTTCCCTTCAGTACCTGAAAATGAGGAGGATACCTCACTGGAGAGACAGCTCGCCCCTCTCCACGGCAGCAGCCCACATCCCAACGAGAGAAAGAGCACCCACAGCAACAAACCATATTCTAATCACCACAGCCTCAAAGTGGGTGAAGACAAGAGATCTTCCAGGCCCTCAGAGCCCTGGGAGGGTGATTTACACGCAGACCACAATGCCAACCTGCAGCACAGGCTGGAGAGGGAGAGCCTAGGCCAGAGCCCGCCGAACAACTTTGGCAGGACCAAGTCAGCCTTCTCCTCTCTCCAGAACATTCCTGAGAATCTAAGaaggcagagcagcatggagccAGGAAGAGGAGCCCAGGAGGGCTACCAGGATGGCAGGTCCACCTGTGTAGTCAACAGCAAGGGGGAGGACTCTGGCAGGAAAGCTGTTCCCGATCACAGGAGCCACCTGGACAGGCCAGTTTCCTATCCAAGGCCCGAGGCGAGAACCAGTGCCTTGGCCTCTTTCCCAAGTTCAGACCCAAGGCACGAGgaccctccctctccaccccaccagCAGACATCCAGTCTGGGCCGGAGGCGGCTCAGCTCCAGCAGCGCCTCGGCTCTGCAGGGCTTTCAGTATGGGAAGCCTCACTGCTCCGTGCTGGAGAAGGTTTCCAAGATAGAGCAGCGAGAACAAGGGAGCCAGAGACCCCTAAGTGTGGGCAGCTCTCATTATGGCCATAACTACAGGCCCAACAGGACCGTTCCAAATTCTCATCCTTTTGGGAAGGACTTTGAGGAGACAAAAGGCAATATCCGTTTTTCCGACTCCACTGAACCCATAGGCAATGGGGAGCAGCAGCACTTCAAAAAGGAGGAGCCAAAGCTGGAAGAGATTACCTGGCAGCCACACAGTCAGCAGTTGAGGAGGGGTGCGGATGGCGGCTGTGGCCCCCAGCTCCAAGGCAGTGAGCCCCTGAGGCGGGACACGCACCTGCTCCGCAGCCAGAGCACCTTTCAGCTCTTAGGCGAGACGGAGCAGGAGCCCCTGTGGCTGGATGACAGGCCCAGCACGCCCGAGTCGCCGGTGCTGGACGCCCCTTTCAGCCGTGCCTACCGGAACAGCATCAAGGACGCGCAGTCCCGCGTCCTGGGGGCCACCTCCTTTCGACGCCGGGACCTCGAGCCGGGGACACCCGCGGCTTCGAGAGCCTGGCGTCCAAGGCCCGCCTCAGCCCACGTGGGGCTGCGGAGCCCGGAGGCGGCGGCTTCCGCCTCCCCGCACACCCCTCGTGAGCGGCACAGCGTGACCCCGGCCGAGGGCGACCCTGCCCGACCCGCGCTCCCTGCCACCCGAAGGGGGCCGCGCCGTCGCCTGACCCCCGAACAGAAGAAGCGCTCCTATTCGGAGCCCGAGAAGATGAACGAGGTGGGGATCTCGGAGGAGGCCGAGCCGGCGCCCTCGAGCGCGCAGAAGAAGGGGCTGCGTTTCACCGAGAGCACCGTGGCGGACCGGCGCCGCATCTTCGAGCGCGACGGCAAGGCCTGCTCGACGCTCAGCCTGTCGGGCCCCGAGCTGAAGCAGTTCCAGCAGAGCGCCCTGGCCGACTACATCCAGCGCAAGACCGGCAAGCGGCCCTCCGCCGCCGCCTGCAGCCTCCAGGAGCCCGGGCCACCGCGGGAGCGCGCCCAGAGCACCTACCTGCAGCCCGGCCCCGCGGCGTCCGAGGGCCCCGGCCTCACCTCGGCCTCCAGCCTCTGCTCGCTGCGGGAACCGAGCCTGCAGCTCCGCAGAGAGGCCGCCTTCCTACCCGCCGCAGCAGCGGCGGGGGACGTGGGGGAGTCCCCACGGGCCCCCAGAGATCGCAGCAGCTCCTTCGCTGGTGGTCATGTCTTTGGGGAGCTGCGACGTGGGGACCAAGCCCCGAGGGAGCTGCTCGCTGGAGCTAACTATGGGCCGAAGGGCACCCAGAGGGTGGACAGGACCCCTGGGGAGCCCTCCTCGTGGGGGGCCGCAGCCAGGAGGGCTGGGAAGTCCATGTCTGCTGAAGACCTGCTGGAGCGCTCAGACGTCCTGGCGGTTCCTGTCCATGTGAGATCACGGTCCTCTCCCACTGCAGACAAGCGTCAG GATGTGGTTTTGGGGGAAAACAACAGCTTTGGCCCTGTGAAGGATCCGTATTATTTGGCTGGCCCTGGGTCCAG GTCCGTCAGTTGTTCAGAAAGAGGCCACGAAGACATGCTGTTGCTCAAACACCATCCTAGCCTTCGTTGGGGTGGTTCAGGCTGCAAAGCAGTTGGTGGTTCCTCTGTACCCAGCGAATGTCCTGGACCCCTGGACCATCAGAGGCAGGCCAGCAGAACAACGCCTTGCCCCAGGCTGTTGCCCACAGGAATGCAAGGGCATCTCACAGACACCAGGGCTGCATCCCTGACCCCACTCAGCTCAGCTCTGCCTTCCCCCGTTCCCTCCAGCTCCCAGGCTGCGACCGATCAGCTGACTGGAAGGGACTGTCAGACAGGGCAACAGCCTCTTCCTCCATACACCCCAGCAGTGACCCACAGAAGCAATGGTCACAGCCTGGTCCAGCCTGCCAGTCCAAGAGGCCACGAGCCCAACAGCCCGGAGCATGGGCTAGAAGAGGCAACAAGGAAGCGGGTCTCGTTGCCTCAGCGGCCTGCCCCACCTCGGGTGAAGTGGGCCCACACGGTCAGAGAGGACAGCCTCCCTGAAGAATCCTCGTCACCTGATTTTGGAGACCTGAAGCACTACAAAACACAGCAGACTCCTCCAAGCTCAGGCAGCACTCTAGACTCGCCTCTTGGGGCCCCAAGCACTCCAGGGAGGATCTCCCTCCGAATATCTGAGTCGGTCCTGCTGGCCTCCCCACCACCTCgggaagatgatgatgatgaggtgTTTGTGAAGGACTTGTGCCCCAACGCCGCTTCCAGCCCCGCATTTgaacttcccccacccccaccgcctccGCTGAGCCAGGACACCCCAGTGAATAGCTTGGATGactttcctccacctcctccccacgCTCTGTATGAGGCAGAACTGGACAGTGAGGATCACAAGGAGCCCTGTACCAG CAGCTCCAGCAAATTTGCCAAGGTGACGGTTGCCAAGGAAAGGCCCATGCCTGGTACAGTCCATTTGGTTGGCAGTCATATACCAGCTTCCAGATCGCAAACTTCTATCAAGGGTTCAGAAGCCAACGAGACCAACCCAACCTCCACCATGGGCGCTCTGCCCCAACTTGCTGGGGCTCTTGGCAAGCAGCCAGGCCCCGGGCAGCCATCTCCCATCCACAACCCAGTCAGTGGGACTCAGAGTTTAGAAAAGAATGTTAGTTCTGGTCCTCAGAAGACCTCAGAAGACATCAGAACAGAGGCTCTGGCAAAGGAAATTGTCCACCAAGACAAATCTCTGGCAGACATTTTGGATCCagactccagaatgaagacaactaTGGACCTGATGGAAGGTTTGTTTCCCCGAGATGTAAACTTGTTGAAGGAGAACAGCATAAAGAGAAAGGCCATGCAAAGAACTGTCAACTGTGCAGGATATGAAAGCAAGAG GAGTGAAGACAAGGAGGCAATGGGCGTGCTGGTCAACTGTCCTGCCTACTACAGTGTGTCTGCTCCCAAGGCTGAGCTTCTGAACAAGATCAAGGATATGCCAGAGGAGGTGaatgaggaagaggagcaggTGGATGTCAATGAAAAGAAG GCCGAGCTCATTGGAAGCCTCACCCACAAGCTTGAGACCCTGCAGGAAGCGAAAGGGAGTCTGCTGATGGACATCAAGCTCAATAATGCCTTGGGGGAAGAGGTGGAGGCTTTGATCAGTGAGCTCTGCAAGCCGAATGAGTTTGACAAGTACAAGATGTTCATCGGGGATTTGGACAAGGTGGTAAACCTGCTGCTCTCCCTCTCAGGGCGCCTGGCCCGTGTGGAAAACGTCCTTAGCGGCCTCGGTGAAGATGCCAGTAATGAAGAAAGG AGCTCCCTCAACGAGAAGAGGAAGGTCTTGGCTGGGCAGCACGAGGATGCCCGGGAGCTCAAGGAGAACCTGGATCGGAGGGAGCGTGTAGTGTTGGACATCCTGGCCAACTACCTGTCAGAGGAGCAGCTCCAGGATTACCAGCATTTCGTGAAAATGAAGTCAACACTCCTCATTGAGCAGCGAAAGCTGGACGACAAGATCAAGCTAGGCCAGGAACAAGTCAAGTGTCTGCTGGAGAGCCTCCCGTCTGATTTCATTCCCAAGGCAGGGGCCTTGGTTCTGCCCCCAAACCTTGAGAGTGAAACGGCTCCTGTTGGGGGGTGTACTTTAAGTGGTATTTTTCCAACATTAACCTCCCCACTTTAA